Genomic DNA from Nocardioides aquaticus:
GCAGCAGACCGGTCACGACGGGTCGCGAGACGGTCGCCGGCACGCCCGGGTCGACCGCGGTGACGGCCAGGTGCCCGATCATCACCGCTGGCAGGCCCGCGTCCACCGCGGACCGGAACGGCACCAGGTCGGTGTCACGGAGCTCGGCGCGGCTGCGCCCCTGCACCGGCAGCGCGAGGTGGCTGTCGGTCGTGACCGAGCCGTGGCCCGGGAAGTGCTTGACGACGGGCAGCACGCCGCCCGCGAGGTAGCCGCGCGCCGCCGCCACCGTCTGCTCGGCGACCAGCGCGGGGTCGGAGCCCGCCGAGCGGGAGCCGATCACCGGGTCGGAGGGACCGACGGTGACGTCGGCGTCGGGCGCGAAGTCGGTGGTGAACCCGAGCCGGCGCAGCTCCGCGCCGGCGGCGGCGTACGCCTGCAGCGTCAACCGCGGCCGGTCGGCCGCCCCCGCGGTCATGAACGCCGGGAACCGGGTGACGCCGGTGGTGAGCCGCTCGACCAGCCCGCCCTCCTGGTCGACGCCCACGAGCAGCGGCCAGGGGCGGCGTACGCCCCGCTGCAGCTGCGTGGTGGTCCGGCGGACCTGCTCGGCCGAGACCACGTTGTCCTCGAACATGATGACGCCGCCGAGGTCGAGGTCCTCGACCATGGCGGTCGGGGTGGTGGTGCCCGACCAGCGGGCCACGATCACCTGCCCGGCGAGCTCGGGCAGCGTCATCCGACCCACGGCCCGCGCGGCGCGGTCCAGCTCGGCGCGGGTCGGGCCCCACCCGGGCTCGAGGCCGAGCCGCTCGGAGGCGGTGGGGCGTACGTCCTGTGATGCCTGCGCGGCCTTCCCCGCCGGGTCGTCGCCCCCGGGCTCGGTCGGGCCGCTGCAGCCGGCGGCGAGGGTCGCGGCGGCCGCCAGCGAGGCGACCAGGGCGGTCAGCCGGACGGGGGTGCGCATCGGGGCCATGCTGCCACCCGTCGGGGCACGCGCCGACCAGGCTGCCGGCCCGGGAGGCCCCGTCACGTGGGGAGCGAGCGCCCCAGCACCACGGTCCCCTCGCCCACACCGGGGTCGAGGACGCCCCACCCGAGCGACCCGTAGAGCCGTCGTGCCGGGTCGGTCGGGTCCGCCGTGGTCATCAGCAGCCACCGCCGGTGCGGCAGGTCGTGCGTGAGCTCGGTCATCAGCCGCCGTCCGAGCCCCCTCCCCCGCTGCCCCGCGCCGACGGCCAGGCTCACGAGCTCGAAGTGCCCGCCCACCCAGTCCGCGACCACCGCCGGGTCCAGGACCCGCGAGACCTCGTCGTTCCACCACTGACCCGGGGCGCCGGTGTAGCCGTAGGCGAACCCCACGACGACGCCGTGGTCGACGGCTCGGACCGACCGGAACCCGCCCCGGGCGGCGTGGCGGTCCCAGACCTCCCCGCGCCAGGCAGCCTCGTCGTCCGCTCCGCCCAGGGTGTCCCGGGCCACCGCCCACACGCCGGCGACCTCCGCCTCGGTCGGTGGTCCGCTCACGAGGTCCATCGCCCCATCCTGGCGTGGGACGTCAGACGGAGCGAGCACCCGTCTGCACTGATCGCATGACGTCCCGCGGTCGGGAACCGGCCCGCGCCGGCTCGCGGTCGTCGAGGGCGGCCGAGCGCCTACGGTCGTCGCATGGACTGCAACGAGTACCAGCGCGCCGCCCTGCGCACCGCCCGCGACGTCGACGCCCCCGACGAGTTCATGCACCTCGTCCTGGGCCTGGTCGGTGAGGCCGGCGAGGTCGCCGAGAAGGTCAAGAAGCTGGTCCGTGACCACGACAGCGACCTGGACCGGCTCGACCGCGACGACATGGCCGCCGAGCTCGGCGACGTCCTCTGGTACACCGCCGTCCTGGCCAGCTTCCTGGGGCTCTCCCTCGACGACGTCGCGGAGCGCAACGTCGCGAAGCTGGCGGACCGTCAGCGCCGGGCCGCCCTGGGCGGCTCCGGCGACCACCGCTGACCAGGGCCTGACCGGCCCGGGAGGTCATGCGGAGCGAGCACCCGTCTGCACGGGACGTATGACGTCCCGCGGACCGCGCCCGAGACCCGCCCCGACCGGCTCCGACCCGTACGGGCCGCCCCGTCAGGCGTCGAGCATCTCCACGTCGACCTCGTAGGCCCCCTGGACGATGAACTCCTTGCGCGGCGCGACCTCCGAGCCCATCAGCAGCTCGAACACCGTGGCCGCCGCGTCGGCGTCGTCGACCGTCAGCTTGCGCAGGGTGCGGTGGCGCGGGTCCATCGTGGTCTCGGCCAGCTGGTCGGCGTCCATCTCGCCGAGCCCCTTGTAGCGCTGCACCGGGTCCTTCCAGCGCACGTTCTTCTTCTTCAGCTCCGCCAGCTTCCGCTGCAGCTCGTCGTCGGAGTAGGTGTAGACGTACTTCTCCATGCCCTTGCGAGGGTTGGTCAGCTCGATGCGGTGCAGCGGCGGGACGGCGGTGTAGACGCGGCCGCTGGTGACCAGCTCGGGCATGTACTTGAAGAACAGCGTGGCCAGCAGGCAGCGGATGTGGGCGCCGTCGGAGTCGGCGTCGGCCATGAAGATGATCCGGCCGTAGCGGCACGCCTCAAGGTCGAAGGTGCGCCCCGATCCCGCCCCGACGACCTGGATGATCGAGGAGCACTCGGTGTTCTTCAGCATGTCGCCGACCGAGGCCTTCTGGACGTTGAGGATCTTGCCGCGGATCGGCAGCAGGGCCTGGAAGGAGGAGTCGCGCGCGGACTTGGCGGTGCCGAGCGCGGAGTCGCCCTCGACGATGAAGAGCTCGGTGCGCTCGTTGTCGGAGTCGCGGCAGTCGGAGAGCTTCGCGGGCAGTGCCGAGGACTCCAGGGCGTTCTTCCGGCGCTGGGTCTCCTTGTGCTGACGGGCCGCGATCCGGGTGCGCTGGGCGCCCACGACCTTCTCCATGACCAGCTTGGCCTGGGCCTTCTCGACCCGCTTGGTCGAGGTGAGGAAGTCCTTGAGCTCGGCGGCGACCACCTTGCGTACGACGTTGCGCGCCGCGGGCGTGCCGAGGATCTCCTTGGTCTGCCCCTCGAACTGCGGCTCGGCCAGGCGCACCGTCACCACGGCGGTCATCCCCTCGAGCACGTCGTCCTTGACCACGTCCTGGTCGTTGACCTTGAGCGCCTTGGTGGCGCGCATCACCTCGTTGAAGGTCTTGGTCACCGCCTGCTCGAAGCCGCCGACGTGCGTGCCGCCCTTGGGGGTGGCGATCACGTTGACGAAAGAGCGGACCTCGGTCTCGTACCCGGTGCCCCACCGCACCGCCACGTCGACGCCGAGCTCGCGCTCGACCTCCTGCGGCGTCATGTGGCCCTGCTCGTCGAGCATCGGCACGGTCTCGGTGAACGTGTCGGTGCCCTGCAGGCGCACGATGTCGGTCACGGCCTCGTCGTGGGCCAGGAACTCCGCGAACTCCGCGATCCCGCCGTCGTGGCGGAAGCTCTCCTCCACCGGTACGTCGCCGCGCTCGTCGCGGATGACCAGCTCGAGCCCCGGGACGATGAAGGACGTCTGCCGGGCCCGGCCGAGGAGCCCCTCCAGCTCGAAGGCGGCGTCGGCGGTGAAGATCTGGCGGTCGGGCCAGAACCGGATCCGGGTGCCGCTGCGTCCCTTGGGCACGCGACCGGCCTTGCGGCTCAGCCCGGACCCGGCCTCGAAGCCCGCGGCCGCGCCGTCGCCGTCGAAGACGCCCGGCACCCCGCGGCGGAAGCTGAGCCCCTGCCGGCTGGGGGCGCGCTCGACGTCGATGTCCATGCGTGAGGACAGGGCGTTGACCACGGACAGCCCCACACCGTGCAGGCCGCCGGTGGCGGCGTACGACCCGCCACCGAACTTGCCGCCGGCGTGCAGCTTGGTGGCCACCACCTCGACGCCGGGCAGCCCGGTCTTGGGCTCCTTGTCGGTCGGGATGCCGCGACCGTCGTCGTGGACCTCGACGGAGTCGTCGGGGTGCAGCGTCACCTCGACGCGGTGCGCCTCGCCGGCCAGCGCCTCGTCCACGCCGTTGTCGATGATCTCCCACAGGCAGTGCATCAGCCCCCGGGTGTCGGTGGAGCCGATGTACATGCCGGGCCGCTTGCGGACGGCCTCGAGACCCTCGAGGACCAGCAGGTGCGCGGCGTTGTACGTCTTGTCGATCGGAGGCTCCCGGGTCGCGGCTGGTCTGGACGACCCGAACCTACCGACGACACGCCCACGGCCGGTGCGCGGCACGCCTGCCCGCGCGTACCGCCTGCCCAGTAAGGTCGAGATCAGCAGTCCAGCCCCACCGCAGCACCGACCGACCGGACGACGTGGCCCGGCCAGTCACCCTTCAGGATCACCACCCGCGTGGTTCGATCACAGTGTGGTTCGCCACGAACGGCTGAGGAACAACAGGTTCTCTCGCTACGTTGTGAACAGCACCGACCGACCAAGAGATGAGGCCGTTGTGACTACTGCAGTTGCTACCAGTGCTCCCCTGACTGCCGAGGACCGTTGCGACCGCTGCGGTGCGCAGGCCTACCTTCGTGTGGCCCTGCAGGCCGGGGGCGAGCTCATGTTCTGCGCGCACCACGCCCGCGAGCACGAGGACAAGCTCAAGGAGGTGGCCGTGACCGTCGTGGACGAGACCCACAAGCTGCACGGCACCCCCGCTCCCGACACGGAGCGCTGAGCACCACCCACCACAGACTCCCTCGACGGCCCCGGACCTCTGGTCCGGGGCCGTCGTCGTCCTCCGGGCAGCGGGCCCCGGGGTGTCCTGCGTACGCTCGGCGGCCGTGACCGCCCTCGGCCTGGCCCTCGTGGCCGCCCTCACCTACGGCCTGTCCGACTTCGTCGGCGGCGTCGCCTCGCACCGCGCGTCGGCCTGGGCGGTGGCCCTGCTGTCCCAGCTCGGCGGGGCCGGCACGGTCCTGGTCGTGGCCCTCGTCGTCGGCGGCACCCCGGAGCCCTCCGACTGGGCGTGGGCCGCCCTGGGCGGGGTCGGCAACGGCGTCGGGACCGCCTTCCTCTACCGCGGCCTGTCCTCGGGGCGGATGGGGGTGGTCGCACCGCTCTCCGGCGTCGGAGCGGCGGTGGTGCCGGTGGCTGCCGGGCTGGGGCTCGGCGAACGCCCCGGGCTGCTGGTCGCGGTGGGGCTGGTCCTGGCGGCGCCGGGCATCTGGCTGGTCTCGCGCGAGCCCGCCGACGACCCGGCCCCGGCAGCACGGGGCGGGAGCGGTACGCCGGCCCGCGCCGCCGTCGTCGACGGCCTGCTCGCGGGCGCCGGGTTCGGCACGCTGTTCGCGGCCCTGGCGCAGGTCGGTGAGGACGCCGGGCTGATGCCGGTGCTGCTGAACCAGCTGGTCGCGGCCGTCGTGGTGGTGGTCGTGGCGGCTGGGGTGCGCGCGCCCTGGCTGCCGCGGCGGCCCGCGGCGTACCTCGGCCTGGTCTGCGGCGTCCTCGGTGTGACGGGCACGCTGCTGTTCCTGCTGTCGGCCCGCGCCGGCTACCTCGCCGTCGCGGGCGTGCTGACCTCGCTCTACCCCGCGGTCACGGTCCTGCTGGCCGCGCTGCTGCTCCGTGAACGGGTGCACCGGGGCCAGGGAGTGGGGCTGCTGCTGTGCGCCGCGGCCGTGACCTTCGTCGCGTGGGGGTGATCCTGCGGGCGTGGGGGGCGCCACGCCCACCCGTGGGTGCACCGAGGGGTGGAGGCGGGTGCGGTAAACCTGGACCATGAGCAACCCCACGCCCACCCCGCCGGGTTCGACCCCCGGACCCGACCGCGGCGCGCAGCCCGGCGGTGCCCCCGCCGCCGACCAGCCCGGCACGTCGGGCAAGGCCGCGAAGCCCGGCAAGGGCGGCGCGCCCGCCACGAAGGGCTCGGACAAGCAGTCCGACCCGCTGCGCCGCTCCCGTGCCGGCGGCCTGTACGTCGGCGTGATCGCGCTCGGCATCGTGCTGATCCTGCTGATCATCTTCGTGGCCCAGAACACCGACCCGACCACGGTGCGCTTCCTGGGCTGGCAGGCCGAGATCCCGGTCGCGGTGGCCCTGCTGATCGCCGCGGTCGCCGGGCTCTTCCTGGCCGGCATCGCCGCCAGCCTGCGGATCTTCCAGCTGCGCCGTCGGGTGAAGCACGACCGCAAGGCCTGAGCGCTCCTGCTCGACGGGCCCGTCACCGCTGCCGCGGTGGCGGGCCCGTCGTGGGTCGTACCGGTCCTCAGTCCCGGCGCTCGGCGAGCACCGGCGTCCGCGCCCCGGCCGTCGGCGCCGCCGGCTCCTCGTCCTCGGGCGGGGACACCCGCCGCGACGGGCCCGTACGGGCGTGGGTGGTGTACAGGGTGAGGCCCACGAAGGTCAGTCCGCCGACCAGGTTGCCGACGACGGTCGGGATCTCGTTCCAGAGCAGGTAGTCGCCGACCGAGAAGTCGCCGCCGAGCAGCAGGCCCGAGGGGAACAGGAACATGTTCACGATGGAGTGCTCGAAGCCCATGTAGAAGAACAGCATGATCGGCATCCACATGGCGATGACCTTGCCGGGGACGCTGGTCGACATCATCGCGGCCACGACACCGGTCGAGACCATCCAGTTGCACAGCACCCCGCGCACGAAGAGCGTGAGCATGCCCGCGGCGCCGGCGTCGGCGTACCCGACGGTCCGGGCCTCGCCGATGGTGCCGATCTGCTGGCCGACGGCGTCCGGGGAGGTGCTGAAGCCGGTGGTGAAGATGATCGCCATCAGCACCGCCACGGTCATCGCACCGGCGAAGTTGCCGACGAAGACCCAGCCCCAGTTGCGCAGCATCAGCCGCACCGTGACGCCGCGACGCTTGTCGAGCACCGCCAGCGGGACCAGCGTGAAGACGCCGGTGAGCAGGTCGAAGCCCATCAGGTAGAGCAGGCAGAACCCGACCGGGAACAGCACCGCACCGAGCAGGGGCTCCCCCGTCTGCACGGTGACGGTGACGGCGAAGGCGGCGGCCAGGGCCAGGACCGCCCCGGCCATGAAGGACCGGATCAGCGTGTCCCGGGTGGACATGAACGCCTTGGTCTCCCCCGCGTCGACCATCGCGGTCACGAAGTCGGGCGGCTTCACATAGGACATGGCGGCTCCTTGGAACGGGGGCGGGCTGGAC
This window encodes:
- a CDS encoding nucleoside triphosphate pyrophosphohydrolase family protein, with translation MDCNEYQRAALRTARDVDAPDEFMHLVLGLVGEAGEVAEKVKKLVRDHDSDLDRLDRDDMAAELGDVLWYTAVLASFLGLSLDDVAERNVAKLADRQRRAALGGSGDHR
- a CDS encoding glycoside hydrolase family 3 protein, which produces MRTPVRLTALVASLAAAATLAAGCSGPTEPGGDDPAGKAAQASQDVRPTASERLGLEPGWGPTRAELDRAARAVGRMTLPELAGQVIVARWSGTTTPTAMVEDLDLGGVIMFEDNVVSAEQVRRTTTQLQRGVRRPWPLLVGVDQEGGLVERLTTGVTRFPAFMTAGAADRPRLTLQAYAAAGAELRRLGFTTDFAPDADVTVGPSDPVIGSRSAGSDPALVAEQTVAAARGYLAGGVLPVVKHFPGHGSVTTDSHLALPVQGRSRAELRDTDLVPFRSAVDAGLPAVMIGHLAVTAVDPGVPATVSRPVVTGLLRDGLGFDGVVVSDALEMAALDGVDRPAVGFLRAGGDLVLLPPDPAATRASILAAVRSGDLDRRRLEQAAARVGAMLLHQQAAAPRRGGPTSAAGPARALSAAAVTVATGACRGPLVRGPLVPMGDAAAVGAFRTAAVAAGVPLGSVSQTRPPRPTPTGRGRADARALDAWRAAPPSTVVDGTPVRLGTTAGPGAPGVLVATDSPYLLGYADAPVEVATYGTTPGAMTALLRVLTGEARAPGRLPVAVDGVARRGC
- a CDS encoding GNAT family N-acetyltransferase gives rise to the protein MDLVSGPPTEAEVAGVWAVARDTLGGADDEAAWRGEVWDRHAARGGFRSVRAVDHGVVVGFAYGYTGAPGQWWNDEVSRVLDPAVVADWVGGHFELVSLAVGAGQRGRGLGRRLMTELTHDLPHRRWLLMTTADPTDPARRLYGSLGWGVLDPGVGEGTVVLGRSLPT
- a CDS encoding LapA family protein gives rise to the protein MSNPTPTPPGSTPGPDRGAQPGGAPAADQPGTSGKAAKPGKGGAPATKGSDKQSDPLRRSRAGGLYVGVIALGIVLILLIIFVAQNTDPTTVRFLGWQAEIPVAVALLIAAVAGLFLAGIAASLRIFQLRRRVKHDRKA
- a CDS encoding DNA topoisomerase IV subunit B gives rise to the protein MLVLEGLEAVRKRPGMYIGSTDTRGLMHCLWEIIDNGVDEALAGEAHRVEVTLHPDDSVEVHDDGRGIPTDKEPKTGLPGVEVVATKLHAGGKFGGGSYAATGGLHGVGLSVVNALSSRMDIDVERAPSRQGLSFRRGVPGVFDGDGAAAGFEAGSGLSRKAGRVPKGRSGTRIRFWPDRQIFTADAAFELEGLLGRARQTSFIVPGLELVIRDERGDVPVEESFRHDGGIAEFAEFLAHDEAVTDIVRLQGTDTFTETVPMLDEQGHMTPQEVERELGVDVAVRWGTGYETEVRSFVNVIATPKGGTHVGGFEQAVTKTFNEVMRATKALKVNDQDVVKDDVLEGMTAVVTVRLAEPQFEGQTKEILGTPAARNVVRKVVAAELKDFLTSTKRVEKAQAKLVMEKVVGAQRTRIAARQHKETQRRKNALESSALPAKLSDCRDSDNERTELFIVEGDSALGTAKSARDSSFQALLPIRGKILNVQKASVGDMLKNTECSSIIQVVGAGSGRTFDLEACRYGRIIFMADADSDGAHIRCLLATLFFKYMPELVTSGRVYTAVPPLHRIELTNPRKGMEKYVYTYSDDELQRKLAELKKKNVRWKDPVQRYKGLGEMDADQLAETTMDPRHRTLRKLTVDDADAAATVFELLMGSEVAPRKEFIVQGAYEVDVEMLDA
- a CDS encoding formate/nitrite transporter family protein yields the protein MSYVKPPDFVTAMVDAGETKAFMSTRDTLIRSFMAGAVLALAAAFAVTVTVQTGEPLLGAVLFPVGFCLLYLMGFDLLTGVFTLVPLAVLDKRRGVTVRLMLRNWGWVFVGNFAGAMTVAVLMAIIFTTGFSTSPDAVGQQIGTIGEARTVGYADAGAAGMLTLFVRGVLCNWMVSTGVVAAMMSTSVPGKVIAMWMPIMLFFYMGFEHSIVNMFLFPSGLLLGGDFSVGDYLLWNEIPTVVGNLVGGLTFVGLTLYTTHARTGPSRRVSPPEDEEPAAPTAGARTPVLAERRD
- a CDS encoding DUF7455 domain-containing protein, yielding MTTAVATSAPLTAEDRCDRCGAQAYLRVALQAGGELMFCAHHAREHEDKLKEVAVTVVDETHKLHGTPAPDTER
- a CDS encoding EamA family transporter, yielding MTALGLALVAALTYGLSDFVGGVASHRASAWAVALLSQLGGAGTVLVVALVVGGTPEPSDWAWAALGGVGNGVGTAFLYRGLSSGRMGVVAPLSGVGAAVVPVAAGLGLGERPGLLVAVGLVLAAPGIWLVSREPADDPAPAARGGSGTPARAAVVDGLLAGAGFGTLFAALAQVGEDAGLMPVLLNQLVAAVVVVVVAAGVRAPWLPRRPAAYLGLVCGVLGVTGTLLFLLSARAGYLAVAGVLTSLYPAVTVLLAALLLRERVHRGQGVGLLLCAAAVTFVAWG